The segment GCATATTCATATTATTTTCTGTTGATTCATTCATTTTCTTAAATATACAAAAAAAAGTATTCAATAAGTCAATTTTTGGAACCGCCCTTATATGATTATCAGTATCGCACTTTTAGGATTCGGGGCAAGTGGAACATTTTTGCATTTCATCAGGGATAAAATTTTCAAGAATTTCGAGACAGCTATTTTTTGGGCTTGTTTAGCCTGCTCATCTTGGATGGTTTTGTCAATTTTCGTTTTACATTTCATTCATTTCGATCCATTTCTTCTTATTTGGGACTTAACTAAACTATGGACACTTGTAATTTTTTATTTGATGATTATGCTGCCTTTCTTTTTTGGGGCAATAGTCATCTGTTCTTCTTTTATAAAATATTCGGAACAGATTAACAAAATATATTTTTTCAATTTATTCGGTTCGGCTTTCGGAGGTATTGGTGTTTTGGTTTTAATGTTTTATTTTGAACCATTTCACATACCCGAAATTGTTGCCCTAGTAGCTTTTATAGCAACTGTATTAAGTTTTTCGATGCTGAAGATGGAGAAAAAATTTGTTACTCCGCTCGTGCTAAATTCAGGTATAATTTTTTTAGGATGGGTGCTTCCTTTTGAAATTCAAACATCGGAATACAAAAGTTTAGCGAAAACAAAGCATCTGATGGATGCTAAAATAGTAGATGAAAAGTTTAGTCCATTCGGACAGCTAACAACAATTAGCAGCACGGTTTTGCGTTTTGCGCCTGGATTGAGTCTGAATTACACGGGCGAAATTCCTGTGCAAACAGGATTGTTCAGCGATGGCGATTGGGTTGGTGGAATTATTCAATCTGATTCAAACAAGGATTTTTCGTTTCTAAAATATACGACATCTGCTTTGCCTTATCAGCTTGTTAAAAGTGGCGATGTATTAGTAATCGGAGTAGGAACAGGAACCGAAATCAGGACAGCTTTGCAAAACGGAAATTTTAATGTTGATGGTGTTGAACTCAATTCTCAGGTAACAGAAATATCAAAAGTAAATTTCCCAAAAGAAAAAGTGAACATAATTATCGGAGAAGGGAGAGGTTATCTTAATCAGACAAAAATGAGGTATAGTGTGATCGCGATTCCGATACTCGAAGGATTTTCTTCTTCAGCCGCGGGTATCCAATCCATTTTCGAAAATTATCTCCTCACAATTGAATCGTTTAAATTGATGTTGAGTAAGCTATCAGAAGAGGGGATTTTGGCAATTAGTGTTTGGACGAACTATCCGCCGCGGCATTCTATAAAAATGTTTGCAGCGTTAGTTGAAAGTTTAGAAGAGTCGGGTATAAAAAATCCCTCTTTGCACATTGCCGGTATTCGCAGTTGGTCAACCGCAACTTTAATCGTACGAAAAACTCCCTTTACATCAAACGATATAGATAATATTAAAATATTTTGTGAAAAGAATTCTTTCGACCCGATTTACTATCCTACAATTACCGATAAGGAAATTAACAGATATAATCAGGTCGAGGAAGATTTATATTACAAATCTGCTCTTAAAATATTATCTGCTGAGCAAAGAAAATTTTTTGATGAATATAATTTTTATATCGAACCTCCGAATGATGACAAGCCATACTTTTCGCATTTTATCAAATTCAAAAGTTTACCTTATCTTAGAGAAATACTTGGTAACGAATCGGTTGCTTTTATGGAACTCGGATTTTTCATTTTGCTTCTCACTTTGATACAAATTGTGCTAATTAGTTTTATCCTTATCATTATACCCCTTATCTTCTTATTGAAAGAAGAGAATACAAGGAATTCTAAGTTCGCAACACTAATCTATTTTGGCGGGCTGGGCAGTGGGTTTATGCTTATCGAAATTGTTTTTATACAAAAATTTATTCTTTTTCTATCCCATCCGATTTATTCGGTTTCGGTAGTAATAACTTCGCTGTTGTTGTTTTCCGGGATTGGAAGTTATTACTCAACAATTTTTTTAAAAAATGTTAGTAAAAAGTTGCAATTCATACTTATATTAATTATAATTACAGCGGCAGGGTATAGTATATTGATACCAGGAATATTTAACTATTTAGTTCATTTACCTGTAGTCATAAAATATTTAATATCGTTTTTAATAATAGCGCCAATTGCTTTTTTAATGGGGATGCCATTTCCAATTGGAATGAGTTTGTTAGCACGGCGTTGTTCTAATTTAGTTCCATGGGCTTGGGGAATAAATGGTTATTTATCGGTTGTAAGTGCAATCGCAGCCCCGTTGCTGGCGATGGAGTTTGGATTTCAAGTAGTAATTGTGATTGCATCAATTATGTATTTAGTTGCTTTGATTAGTAATCAAGAACGTAGAACGTTCTAAAGAACGTTTAGGTTTTTAAAAGAAAGGAAATACTTTAGTAAGAGGAAATATAGAATGAAATTTGTAAAACGAAAAACTAAACAAAATACAAGACACAAAAAAGTTCACCATCACACTCAAAAAGATGTAGAGATCAACTATCAGTTGTTAGAATATAAGAAGCTACAGAAAGAAGGTTTCGATGCTCAACCGACTTTATCTATACGTGAGTATCAGAAGAAGAAGGCAAAGCAAAATATTGCAAGGCATAATAATAAATTCAGGAGCAAGTATTAAACTATTTTGCAAGTGAGATTATAAAGGAGGTAATATGAAAACGGTGGGAAAACTTTATCATTACAATGCAGTAGTAACTGGTGTTTATGATGGCGACACCTGCACCGTCGATATCGATTTAGGGATGAATACCTGGCTACGTGGAGAAAAAATACGTTTGTATCGGATAAATTCTCCTGAAATTGTTGGAAAAACAAAGTCTGATGGAATTATATCACGCGACTATTTAATAAAGTTAGTGCTGGATAAAGCAATCATAATTCAAACCATCAAAGACCGTAAAGAAAAATATGGCAGGTATTTGGGGGAGATTTGGATAACAGGCAAAAATGGATTGCAAAAAAATATTAATGATGAGATGGTAAAAGCTAAAATGGCTGTATATATGAAGGGATAATAGTAAGTAAATTAACAGCTTCTTTGAAATTCTCGCCTCTGTTTTATATATTAAATCAAAAATTAAATCGTAGATGAAAATCAGCCTTTTCATTCCTTGCCTTGTTGACCAATTTGCACCACAAGTTGGAGTTGCCACAGTAAAAATTTTGAAAAAATTAGGTTGTTCAATTGAATATCCTTTCGAACAGACTTGCTGTGGACAACCTGCATTCAATACCGGCTATCGGAATGATGCAAAAATACTCGCAGAACGATTCATAAATATATTTGCTAATTCCGAATACATAGTTGCACCTTCCGGCTCGTGTGTAAGTATGGTAAAAATATACTACGACCAATTAGATTTGAACCAAGAAGCACGTAATAAATTAGAACATATAAAAATAAATATATTTGAGCTGTCTGAATTCATTGTAAATGTTTTAAAGGTTACAGATGTAGGTGCTTCATTTAAGGGACGAGTAACTTATCACGAATCGTGTCATTTGTTGAGGGAATTACATATCTCGAAAGAACCAAGGGAATTAATAAAAAATGTTCACGGTGTTGAATTTATCGAAATGAAAGAGAGCGTTCGCTGCTGTGGATTCGGTGGGACTTTTTCGTTTAAATTTCCTGAGTTATCGACAACAATCACTGAAGATAAAGTAATGAATATCATAAACAGCGGAGCTGAGTATGTAGTTGCAAACGATACAAGTTGTTTGATGAATATCGATGCTGTATTAAAGCGAAAAGGAAGTAAAATAAAAACGCTCCATATTGCAGAGTTGTTGGCTGCAGGATTGTGAATTAGCACTATCTAAACTATGGAAAATATTTCAACAAAATATTTCAGAGAAAATATACAACGAAGTCTTCTTGATGAGAAACTTCGTTGGAATGTTAAAAAAGCAACCGACTTAACATTATCGAAACGAAAATCTGTAATCGAAGATATCGAAACTTGGGAGTTATTACGCGAAAAGGCTTATCGAATACGTAAAAACGCAATCGATAATTTGGATTACTATCTAGAATTGTTTGAAAATAAGTGTCGGGGCAATGATGTGCAAGTAATTCGTGCAACCGATGGTGAAGACGCTTGCACAATAGTGAACACCATATTGAAGAGCGTTGATGCAAAGTTAGTAGTGAAATCAAAATCAATGGTTACTGAAGAGATTCATCTGAATGAACATCTTGAAGAAAGCGGAGTTGAAGTAGTTGAAACTGATTTAGGTGAGTATATCATACAACTTGCCGGTGAAACACCATCACACATCACAGCACCAGCCCTCCACAAGTCGAGGGAAGAAATTGGCAAGCTTTTTTCTGAAAAATTAGAACTTCCTTATTCAAGCGATCCGACAGTTTTAACCGGTTATGCACGAAATATTTTACGTGAAAAATTCTTGAATGCAGATGCGGGAATATCTGGGGCTAATTTTCTTATCGCTGAAACAGGAACTATAGTTCTCGTCGAAA is part of the Bacteroidota bacterium genome and harbors:
- a CDS encoding thermonuclease family protein, whose translation is MKTVGKLYHYNAVVTGVYDGDTCTVDIDLGMNTWLRGEKIRLYRINSPEIVGKTKSDGIISRDYLIKLVLDKAIIIQTIKDRKEKYGRYLGEIWITGKNGLQKNINDEMVKAKMAVYMKG
- a CDS encoding (Fe-S)-binding protein, whose amino-acid sequence is MKISLFIPCLVDQFAPQVGVATVKILKKLGCSIEYPFEQTCCGQPAFNTGYRNDAKILAERFINIFANSEYIVAPSGSCVSMVKIYYDQLDLNQEARNKLEHIKINIFELSEFIVNVLKVTDVGASFKGRVTYHESCHLLRELHISKEPRELIKNVHGVEFIEMKESVRCCGFGGTFSFKFPELSTTITEDKVMNIINSGAEYVVANDTSCLMNIDAVLKRKGSKIKTLHIAELLAAGL